The Fibrobacter sp. UWB5 genome segment GATGCAGTTGCAGGAAAAGTTGTGCAAGTACTGGCATTCCGAAAGCGCCGTGGATGCGGTGTCCAAACTGCTCCCCAGTTTGGAAGCGTCGCTCCGCGATAAAGAAAATGCCATGGTCGTTTCGCTTCGTAGCTCGCTGAATGCGCTTGCCAAGAAACGCTTTGCAGCCGCCTTCAATACCAAGAGCCCTGCTCATTACTATAGTTCTGCGGCTTCTTGTGCGCGCAATGTGGGCCGTTTCTGGAATCCACATTACGCTTATGAAAACGGCTTCCTCGCATTTACCGATGATTTTTGTGATTACGCCCGCGGGCTTACCATTCAGATTATTGAATGGTACCAGAGCAAGTGGGCTTTGTTCTTGCGCGGATTCTCGCGCGGTCAATTGAATTTGTTCGAAACAACAGGCCCTACAAGGTCTTAAAAGATGCAGGTATGAAATGAAAAATGCATTCCAGATAATTTTAGCGCTTACCATCGTAGGACTCCTTGCCCTTGTGGTCGCCGCCTTCTATTTTGGCGCTCCGCTCTTTGGCTGGATTATCATGGCGGCCATTTTTGCCGTGTTTATCGGAGAACAACTTGTCGCTCTCAAGATGGTGAAGCAGATTGCCACCGAAACGGATATTCTTGAAACATGCGAAAAGCGTGGTGGTTATGTGACTGGCGATGGCGTGGTTGCAAAGCGCGTGGCTCTTGCCCGTAACTTGCTCGCCAAGAACATCCGCCTCGATTCTTCGATGGCCTACGAAGTGCTTTCGAACAGCGTTGAAATTGCAGTTCCGAAGAGTGCCGGCGGTACGGTGATTCTGCTTGGCTTGATGGGTACGTTCTTTGGTCTTATGTATTCTGTGGCAACGGCCGGCGGTGCAATCGACAATTCCACGACGCAGGGCACGCTCGATACCATCCAGCTCTTGTTCCAGAACATGAAGGGTATTTTTGGCACGAGCCTTTGTGGCTTGTTTGCTGCCTTGATTTTGAATGCTAGCCGCAACATGATGGTTTCTGCCCGTGATGCCTTTGTGGCACGCCTCGATGCCCTGACGCTTGACTTGCAGGGTGCTGCCGGCGATGGCAGCGAAGAGGCCCAGGCCCAGACGGAACTCGAACGCCTGTTTGATTCTGTCGAAAAGAATTTGGCTGTCGTGGCCTCTTCTGTAAAGGATGGCCTCTCTGGCGTTGTCGCCATGGTGGGTGATGAACTTTCTGCCATGACGACGAAGTTGAACGAATCTCTTGCCAATGTTTCGCAGAACATGAACAAGGCTGTCGAAAACTTGGGCCCCTCTGTCAAGGATTCCTTGGCCGGTGCATTCACTCCGATGGAACAGAACATCAAGACGCTTTCTGCTTCTGTGGAATCGATCCCGGGCAAGCTCGACGAAAAGTTGAACGGTATTTCTTCGACGCTCAAGGCTTCTCTCGAAGGCGTTGCTTCTGCAACGGAATCGGCCATGAATGATTCGACGAAGAATGTGGCCGCCGCCGTGGCCGATCAGGTCAAACAGTCTGGCGAACAGTGGAAATCCTTCATGGAACGCCTTGCCGCTGAAACTTCTGCCAATGTGGACAGCCAGAAAGAAGGTCTCGAAACCCTCAAGAACGTGGCCTTGCAGGTGGCCGAAAAGGCTCAGGCCGGTTCTGCCGAACTCAGCAATTCTGTTGCCGAAAAACTTTCTGCTCTTTCTTCGGATATTCTCGGCGCATTCCAGAAACTTTCCGAAACCTCTGCCGTGCTGCTTGAAGCCCAGAAGGCCCTTACCGAAAGCATTGACAACCGCGTGGTCAAGGAAAAGGAAGCAACCGACGCCTTGGGCGGCAACATCGTGGAAACCGCGGAACTCATGCGCGTGAACCAGTCCGAACTCAGTGCGAACCTCGAAATGCTGCGCGCCGGCCTCGAAACGATTTTGGAAAAGCTCTCGGGCGATACCGCAGAACGCGACGACGAAGAAAGCTTTGTGGAACACCTCAACCAGTCTCTGGAAGCCTTCCACGAACGCGCCAGCGAAGTGCTTATGGAAAACGCCGTCAAGACGCAGGAAATATTGCTCGAAGTTTTGGAACAGACTCAACGTTCTGCCGTTCAGCAGCCTAAGGTCGAGGGCTAAGCATGCGCTTTAAGAAAGACGAAAACAGCAATCCTTGGATGGCGTACACGGACTTGGGTGTTGCCCTGGTTTCGTTGTTCATCCTTGCGTTTGTGGCGATGGCGACCCTGAAGGAACAAAAGGCCGAAGACCTGACCCGTACCGAAGAAGAAGTCTTGACTTGCCAGGAACAGATGCGTAAAATTGCGGCAGAACGCAATGCGCTTTTGTCCAAGAGCTTGCAGACCTCCATCGAGGCGGGGCTCATTGCTCTCGAAGACGGCAAGATTCAGATTCAGGCTTCGTTCTTATTTCCGATTAACGGTGCAGACCTTACCAAAGAAGGCGAGGGCGTGATTCGCGGCATTAGCAAGGGCCTTCTGGAAGCTCTTGATTCTACGGATGTGATTATGGTGAGTGGCTTTACCGACGATACTCCGGTGAAGTCCAAGACTTATACCAACTGGAACCTTTCTACCGAACGTGCCGTGAACGTGGTCAAGACTTTGATTGCGCAAGGGTTCCCGCCCGACAGGCTTTTTGCTGCAGGCTTTGGCGAACACATGCCCAAGTACCCGAACGACAGCGAAGAACACCGCCGTTTGAACCGTCGCGTAGAAATCGGTGTAACTCCGCTCCAGAAGATGACGCAGGAATAGTTAGGCTTTTATGCAGGAACGCTTGGAAACATTGCGTACGGGAATCGATGCTATCCGCAAGAGCGGAAAGCTGCCCCATTGGCGTATGGTCTATGCCGAAAACCTGCTGAATCGTGCCGGAGAATATCTGGCGGTCGATAGGCTTCCTGAAGCGAACATGGTGGCCGATAAATTGGATCGCTGGATCAAGACGCATACTCCGCGAGTCGATTCGTCTGAACGGTTTTCCGAAAATCCCATGGTTTTCTGGAATGCGGAAATGCTTTTGGGCATGTCTGCCAAATTGAAGCAGACGCTGCTTGAAAAACGCCAGCTGGTGCCTTCTACGGAACGTGAATCGACGATCCGCCGCTTGAACCTGGTGGAAGGCTGGATCCGCGAAGGCCAGCTCTTGCAGGCCCACGACGAGCTTCTGGCTCTCCGTACAGCGCTCATTGCCCGCTTAAGGCGTAGTTTTCGTGCCCGCTTGGTGGCAACCGATTTGTACCACGGCTCGGTACAGCCCGCAGGAAGCCTGGTCGGCCCGTACAACGCCTTGCATACGCTCGAAGAGACCTTCCATGTGGTGGGCGAGCGCGACCCGATTTGGATCGAAGACTTCCTCGAAATTTATAACGACTTGTTCCGTGTGGTGGAACGCCTCGTTCCTCAAGACAAAAAATAAGTCACAAAATAAGTTTGACGATAAAAAAGAGCTCCCGGAGGAGCTCTTTTAAATTTTGGGGTGTGAGCGATTAGAAACCGATGCTCAGCTGGCCCATGTAGATTCGTTCTTCGTCCTGGCCGGTGTAGTAGCCGAGTTCTTCTGCCCAGGTAGCGAATTCGACCGTAATGAAGCGCAGGGCTTCGATGGCGAAACCGGCAGAGGGGTAGCCGCCCTTGAAACCGCCCGAAAGGCGCAAGGCGAGGGCGCGGATTTCGTTGTTGTAGCCCGGCCATGCAAGCAAGTTCTGCTCGACTTCAAGACCCATGTTCAGGTGAGAGAATACCTTGTAGTTTTTTTCGTTGCTGAATGCGTCGGCATAGTCGCAAGCGATATTGAACTTACGGGCGTAACCGGTGTTCTTGTTGAAGAATCGGGGGCTGTAGTTGAAACCGGCGGTAAAGTTCGGCGTGATTTTGTCGCCGGCCAGTTCCTTAAAGTAGACATCACGAAGCGATGCGCCGACTCTGAATTCACGGGTGAGCTGGTAGAGCACGCCCAAGTCGATACCGGCAGAAACGGATTTGAAGTCGAAAATGTTGTCGGTGACATCGTGGTAGCGGTCTTCAAGAGTATCTTGCAGGGCGTCGTAGTTCAAGACGTCCACGGTAATCATTTCGACCTTCTGGCGCTTGGCCATCTTGACACCCAAACCGACAGAGAGGTTGTTGGTGAATCCGTACGAGATACCGGCCTGAGCCACACCGTCGACGTAGAAGGTATCGATGGCGAGGAACGGAAGAATAAGGCCTCCGTCCAGGTAAGGGGCGACATTACCGTCAACCCAGATTGCACCGCCGAATCCGTGGAATGCCATTTCGGCATCCATCTTGATTTTCATGGTCAGGTACTTGTGGTCATAATTGTTCAGCTTGTGTACCAGTTCGGGGTGGGCTGCGAGAGTGTCTAGGAGCACGTTTGACTGGCTTAGACCGTTATCATTGGCGTAGTTTCTTGCGTTCTTGTAAATCTTCTGCAAGTCCTTGGCCACGTTGTAGGTCGAAAAATAGGTTTCGAACGGACCTGCGCCGCCCAAGTTCAAGCGCATGTCGCCCAAGAAGTTGCGGGGATAGTAACCTTGTTCCGGGCGCATTTCGTAGTTGCCCAGACGGTTAATCTGGCTTAAGCCTGCGTAGTTGAAGTAGATGGCTTCCTTGTCGTCTACAAGGGCCACATGGGCGTTACCCATGGCTTCGGCACGTAGGGAGTGGTGCGTCGGGGCCTTGGCCGCAAAAGAGGCGACTGCAAGTACAAAAATCAAGAAAAACAGAATCTTTTTCATCGCTTAGTTCCTCCCTTCAAACCACTGCATAAAGCGCTGCTCGTTGTAGTTTACCCAGCATCCGCCGATGTACTTCTTTCGGAAAGCGAGATCGTAGGCAGGGGGATAATGGGTATCCTTGGCAACAGCCCTCTTGTAGGCGTCGTATTCTTCGAAGGGCAGGTTTTCCGGATTGAAAATGATTCCGGCTGCAAAGACGAAGCGGTGGTCGCCAGCGGCTACGCGGTTCTTGTATTCGGGATAGATAAACTTCCATTCGCGATCGAGTTCGCTATTGGTTTCGGAAACCGTCTTGCCGTTCATGTCGATATCAACGGTGGTGTACTTCTCGTTCGGTGCAGCCCTCTTGACCACGCGGAGGTCCTTGATGGCGGTCTTTCCGGCAGCGACATTCTTGAGAATCATGTCGTTGTCGTATTCGATTTCGTTCGTCTTGTCGCTCACGTCTTCGTCGATTTCGCCATCGCCGTCGTTGTCTTCGCCGTCGTAGAGTTCTTCGTCGACGCATCCGTCGCCATCGTCATCGAGAATGTCGCTGTAGCCGAACTGGCCGATGATGATGTTCAAAGTCTTGGTCTGCTGGTCTTCGTTATTCTTGGCTTCTTCGGTTTCTTGGGCCAGAGCGCCACACATGCTGCTCACGGCAGAGCGCTGGGCTTCGTCCTTCAGGTTGTCAAAGCCTTGCAGGTAGCTGTCGAACATCTTGGTCATGCTTTCGGGGCTTTCTTCGCAAGTCTTGAAGACCGCGTTGAACGATTCCACGGTTTCGGCCGGGTCATTCTTGAGGTTGTTCAAAACGGAAGCCATGTCGCAAGAGTTTTCTTCGCCTTTTTTCAGGGAACAGCCATCCATACCCTTGGTCGTCTTTCTTAACACGAGCATGGTCTTCATCATCTGGAGAACCATGTAGCCTTCAGAAATCGTCTTGTAGGTTACGATGCCGTCGGTTTTTCCGCTCTTGTCTCGTTCGATA includes the following:
- a CDS encoding fimbrial protein, which gives rise to MKNAFQIILALTIVGLLALVVAAFYFGAPLFGWIIMAAIFAVFIGEQLVALKMVKQIATETDILETCEKRGGYVTGDGVVAKRVALARNLLAKNIRLDSSMAYEVLSNSVEIAVPKSAGGTVILLGLMGTFFGLMYSVATAGGAIDNSTTQGTLDTIQLLFQNMKGIFGTSLCGLFAALILNASRNMMVSARDAFVARLDALTLDLQGAAGDGSEEAQAQTELERLFDSVEKNLAVVASSVKDGLSGVVAMVGDELSAMTTKLNESLANVSQNMNKAVENLGPSVKDSLAGAFTPMEQNIKTLSASVESIPGKLDEKLNGISSTLKASLEGVASATESAMNDSTKNVAAAVADQVKQSGEQWKSFMERLAAETSANVDSQKEGLETLKNVALQVAEKAQAGSAELSNSVAEKLSALSSDILGAFQKLSETSAVLLEAQKALTESIDNRVVKEKEATDALGGNIVETAELMRVNQSELSANLEMLRAGLETILEKLSGDTAERDDEESFVEHLNQSLEAFHERASEVLMENAVKTQEILLEVLEQTQRSAVQQPKVEG
- a CDS encoding OmpA family protein, yielding MRFKKDENSNPWMAYTDLGVALVSLFILAFVAMATLKEQKAEDLTRTEEEVLTCQEQMRKIAAERNALLSKSLQTSIEAGLIALEDGKIQIQASFLFPINGADLTKEGEGVIRGISKGLLEALDSTDVIMVSGFTDDTPVKSKTYTNWNLSTERAVNVVKTLIAQGFPPDRLFAAGFGEHMPKYPNDSEEHRRLNRRVEIGVTPLQKMTQE